Proteins encoded within one genomic window of Novosphingobium sp. 9U:
- a CDS encoding SDR family NAD(P)-dependent oxidoreductase, producing the protein MSAAGPQTGKVMLLAGGSGSVGSAIARAAHAEGWTLAIHGRSQDKVAALVDELAAHGAAEGFLVDIWQADAAEVLVAEVVEQFGRLDAVIDCTATGPGGITGLFRQTEPAAFGQFLDLSVGWLQRLAHAAYPHLARDGGTLIAFVSDAGVFAAPRQALIGAARAGTIGFVRNFALEATRDGIRAHCISPSYVKGSDSARKMGSERMAKAAARAGLGLPAAEDIAPLAVFLCGDGARKITGQVISVNGGLNA; encoded by the coding sequence GTGAGCGCCGCCGGCCCGCAAACGGGCAAGGTCATGCTGCTCGCCGGCGGCAGCGGCTCGGTCGGCAGCGCCATCGCCCGCGCGGCACACGCGGAAGGCTGGACGCTGGCGATCCATGGCCGCAGCCAGGACAAGGTCGCGGCGCTGGTGGATGAGCTCGCCGCGCATGGGGCGGCGGAGGGTTTCCTCGTCGATATCTGGCAGGCCGACGCTGCGGAGGTGCTGGTCGCCGAGGTGGTCGAGCAGTTCGGCAGGCTCGACGCGGTGATCGATTGCACTGCGACCGGTCCTGGCGGGATTACTGGCCTTTTCCGGCAGACCGAACCTGCCGCATTCGGGCAATTCCTCGACCTCTCGGTCGGTTGGCTGCAGCGCCTCGCCCATGCCGCCTACCCGCACCTGGCACGTGATGGCGGCACGCTGATCGCGTTCGTCTCTGACGCCGGCGTATTCGCCGCTCCGCGTCAGGCGCTGATCGGTGCTGCCCGCGCCGGGACCATCGGCTTCGTCCGCAACTTCGCGCTGGAAGCCACCCGCGATGGCATCCGTGCGCACTGCATCTCGCCTAGCTATGTCAAGGGCAGCGACAGCGCGCGCAAGATGGGCTCCGAGCGCATGGCCAAGGCTGCGGCGCGGGCCGGGCTGGGCCTGCCCGCGGCCGAGGACATTGCACCGCTCGCGGTGTTCCTGTGCGGCGATGGCGCTCGCAAGATCACCGGGCAGGTGATCAGCGTCAATGGCGGGTTGAACGCTTAG
- a CDS encoding replicative DNA helicase, protein MATAPSLVRDAEVPAIRALPSNVEAEAAFLGAVLIDNRVLEELQTPLTPGHFFEPVHARIFERLTQLLDRKAVVTPVTLRPYFEADEALKALGGVAYLARLTADGQGLLAPRELADQIYDLALLRELVSVGRGLVEGAMDTSESVEPLEQIEHAEAALYKVAEGASTGSEAKSFSAATRVAIESIERAFNSGGHISGKTTGFDSINGKIGGLHDSDLIILAGRPGMGKTSLATNIAFNAAERLRRDIADGIPIEKSVGAATAFFSLEMSADQLATRILAEQSGISSSALRMGKISREDFQQLSFASQRLAELPLYIDDTPGLTIAGLRTRARRLKRRHDIGLIVIDYLQLLQGSGRASDNRVNEISEISRGLKTLAKELHVPVIALSQLSRAVEQRDDKRPMLSDLRESGSIEQDADMVWFVYREDYYAMATQPKEASDTDPPDVRAKWEDWKEKMERITGLAELIVGKQRHGATGKVRLRFEARITKFSDLAPDDLRAAYTDDD, encoded by the coding sequence ATGGCAACGGCACCCTCTCTCGTCCGCGATGCGGAAGTCCCAGCGATTCGCGCGCTGCCCTCTAACGTTGAGGCCGAGGCCGCGTTCCTGGGCGCCGTCCTCATCGACAACCGCGTGCTGGAGGAACTGCAGACCCCGCTCACGCCCGGGCACTTCTTCGAGCCCGTCCACGCCCGCATCTTCGAGCGTCTGACTCAGCTGCTCGACCGCAAGGCGGTGGTCACGCCCGTCACGCTGCGGCCCTATTTCGAAGCCGACGAGGCGCTGAAGGCTCTGGGCGGGGTCGCCTACCTCGCGCGCCTTACTGCCGACGGACAGGGCCTGCTCGCCCCGCGCGAACTGGCAGACCAAATCTATGACCTCGCCTTGCTGCGCGAGCTGGTGTCGGTCGGACGCGGCCTCGTTGAGGGGGCGATGGACACGTCGGAGTCGGTCGAACCGCTCGAGCAGATCGAACACGCCGAAGCCGCGCTCTACAAAGTGGCCGAAGGCGCCTCGACCGGCAGCGAGGCCAAGAGCTTCAGCGCCGCCACGCGCGTCGCGATAGAATCGATCGAAAGGGCGTTCAACTCGGGCGGCCACATCTCGGGCAAGACCACCGGGTTCGATTCGATCAACGGCAAGATCGGCGGCCTGCACGATTCCGACCTGATCATCCTCGCCGGGCGTCCCGGCATGGGCAAGACCTCGCTTGCCACCAACATCGCCTTCAACGCCGCCGAGCGCCTGCGCCGCGACATTGCCGACGGCATCCCGATCGAGAAGTCGGTCGGCGCCGCCACTGCGTTCTTCAGCCTGGAAATGAGCGCCGACCAGCTTGCCACGCGTATCCTGGCCGAGCAGTCGGGCATCAGCTCATCGGCGCTGCGCATGGGCAAGATCAGCCGCGAGGACTTCCAGCAGCTCTCCTTCGCCAGCCAGCGCCTGGCCGAGCTGCCGCTTTATATCGACGACACGCCCGGCCTCACCATCGCCGGCCTGCGCACCCGCGCGCGGCGCCTCAAGCGCCGTCACGACATCGGGCTGATCGTGATCGACTACCTCCAGCTGCTGCAAGGCAGCGGCCGCGCCAGCGACAACCGCGTGAACGAGATCTCCGAGATCAGCCGCGGCTTGAAGACGCTGGCCAAGGAGCTGCACGTGCCGGTCATCGCACTCTCGCAGCTCAGCCGTGCGGTCGAGCAGCGCGACGACAAGCGGCCGATGCTGTCCGACCTGCGCGAATCGGGCTCGATCGAGCAGGACGCCGACATGGTGTGGTTCGTCTATCGCGAGGACTACTACGCGATGGCGACCCAGCCCAAGGAGGCCAGCGACACCGATCCGCCCGACGTGCGCGCCAAGTGGGAGGACTGGAAGGAGAAGATGGAGCGCATCACCGGTCTTGCCGAACTGATCGTCGGCAAGCAGCGGCACGGCGCCACCGGCAAGGTGCGGCTGCGCTTCGAGGCGCGCATCACCAAGTTCTCCGACCTAGCGCCCGATGACCTGCGCGCGGCCTATACGGACGACGATTGA
- a CDS encoding UPF0262 family protein, whose product MADLRISHIELDDATILWRNADIEQERRIAIFDLIEDNTFKPLRAFEAGHHGPYRLRLSVRDGRLSLEVSGGEGELLESLILGLARFRRPIREYFAICESYYQAIRKATPLEIETIDMARRGVHNEAAEMLLERLEGKVETDFATARRLFTLICVLHIRG is encoded by the coding sequence ATGGCGGACCTGCGCATTTCCCACATCGAACTCGACGATGCGACCATCCTGTGGCGCAACGCCGATATTGAGCAGGAGCGCCGGATCGCGATCTTCGATCTTATCGAGGACAACACCTTCAAGCCGTTGCGCGCTTTTGAGGCCGGCCACCACGGGCCCTACCGCCTGCGCCTCTCCGTGCGGGACGGGCGGCTGTCGCTGGAGGTGTCAGGCGGCGAGGGCGAGCTGCTCGAATCGCTGATCCTGGGCCTTGCCCGCTTCCGCCGTCCGATCCGCGAATACTTCGCGATCTGCGAGAGTTACTATCAGGCGATCCGCAAGGCGACGCCGCTGGAGATCGAGACCATCGACATGGCCCGCCGGGGTGTCCACAACGAAGCGGCCGAGATGCTGCTCGAACGGCTGGAGGGCAAGGTAGAGACCGATTTCGCCACGGCCCGGCGGCTCTTCACCTTGATCTGCGTCCTGCACATCCGCGGCTGA